A section of the Pseudanabaena mucicola str. Chao 1806 genome encodes:
- a CDS encoding DUF1176 domain-containing protein has protein sequence MLTNRISLMAMLIGLTVMGCGSPEATNSLPTPTNSATTTKAVSSSPTISASPKVSAEVTTTKVIAVGDIKELDDNSICGKSKVTYAYGETSNYRVYICAEASAPESPRYYISRNKDGSGGLDLEAMNYSPKKSGKIEFKNDGYIYTLEAPTTQNPEPVLRVTFPNGKLNEEQLLRYLARTGNSNPSTANNDSSTDPLQYVLDNRESLGVCKDNFRAEDGKRGMGSKAFQISDKKYLVQIQCFLAAYQGAFEYVLWIDDAPKPRAIPLEFDSFQEGKNGEKPKRTTDRSIAGVPRFNVRSQTLTNFTKFRGLGDCGSSVIYKLEGDRMVLQEFRAKFECDGKYVQDMPVIYP, from the coding sequence ATGTTAACCAATCGAATCAGTTTAATGGCAATGCTCATAGGTCTGACAGTTATGGGATGTGGCAGTCCAGAGGCGACTAATTCTTTGCCAACACCTACTAATAGCGCCACAACTACTAAAGCTGTAAGTTCATCCCCGACGATCTCAGCATCTCCCAAGGTAAGTGCTGAAGTGACTACGACAAAGGTGATTGCTGTTGGTGATATCAAAGAGCTTGACGATAATAGTATCTGCGGTAAGTCTAAGGTTACTTACGCCTATGGTGAAACTTCTAACTATAGAGTTTATATTTGTGCGGAAGCCAGCGCTCCAGAGAGTCCTCGCTATTACATCAGTCGCAACAAAGATGGAAGTGGCGGTTTGGATTTGGAAGCTATGAATTACAGTCCAAAAAAGTCTGGGAAGATCGAATTTAAGAATGATGGTTATATCTATACGCTCGAAGCACCAACCACCCAAAATCCTGAGCCTGTTTTGCGGGTGACTTTCCCAAATGGCAAGTTAAATGAAGAGCAACTATTGAGATATCTTGCTCGAACTGGTAACTCCAATCCTAGTACTGCTAATAATGATAGTTCCACTGATCCACTCCAATATGTTCTGGACAATCGCGAAAGTCTAGGGGTTTGCAAGGATAATTTCCGTGCTGAGGATGGCAAGAGAGGCATGGGTTCTAAAGCTTTCCAGATCTCTGACAAGAAGTATCTAGTCCAAATTCAATGCTTTTTAGCAGCTTATCAGGGTGCGTTTGAATATGTGCTTTGGATTGATGATGCTCCTAAACCCCGTGCAATTCCATTGGAGTTTGATAGTTTTCAAGAAGGAAAGAATGGTGAAAAGCCCAAACGGACTACCGATCGCTCGATCGCTGGTGTGCCAAGGTTTAATGTGCGATCGCAGACTCTCACCAATTTCACTAAGTTCCGTGGTCTCGGTGACTGTGGCTCATCAGTGATTTATAAGCTAGAAGGCGATCGCATGGTTTTGCAGGAGTTTCGCGCAAAGTTTGAATGTGATGGTAAGTATGTGCAGGATATGCCTGTAATTTATCCTTAA
- a CDS encoding DUF4189 domain-containing protein encodes MKKYLGFIAATFLLVEGFGVGAALAGDKYGAVATGADGAYGYAYNYNSKEEAVDAALAQCGSSCTAKVWFANACGAIAKGGNAVGWAWNASETEAKRNAVDSCSSYGGSSCEVAVWACTDR; translated from the coding sequence ATGAAAAAGTATCTAGGATTTATTGCAGCCACCTTTCTTTTAGTTGAAGGTTTTGGTGTGGGGGCTGCTTTGGCTGGTGATAAGTATGGAGCAGTAGCAACAGGTGCAGATGGAGCTTATGGTTATGCTTATAACTACAATAGCAAGGAAGAAGCAGTTGATGCAGCACTTGCACAATGTGGAAGTTCCTGTACTGCGAAAGTTTGGTTTGCTAATGCCTGTGGAGCCATAGCTAAAGGGGGGAATGCTGTAGGATGGGCTTGGAATGCCAGTGAGACTGAGGCAAAGCGAAATGCTGTTGACAGTTGCTCCAGCTATGGAGGCTCTAGCTGCGAAGTAGCGGTTTGGGCTTGTACAGATCGCTAA
- the ruvC gene encoding crossover junction endodeoxyribonuclease RuvC, whose product MKILGIDPGLAIVGFGLIEVEKNASPKLLEFGTIVTPKQTLIGDRLKIIYEDMHTLIEQFQPQVVGMEKLFFYRMGNLVNVAQARGVIVLVLNQHNLEPIEFSPPQIKQALTGHGNADKNDVQEAVKRELGLESIPRPDDAADAIAAALTCWLIA is encoded by the coding sequence ATGAAAATTCTAGGAATCGATCCTGGGCTAGCAATTGTAGGATTTGGCTTGATTGAAGTTGAAAAAAATGCTTCACCAAAACTATTGGAATTTGGCACAATTGTTACACCGAAGCAGACACTGATAGGAGATCGCCTAAAAATCATTTATGAGGATATGCATACATTGATTGAGCAGTTTCAGCCACAAGTTGTGGGTATGGAAAAGCTCTTTTTCTATCGGATGGGTAACTTGGTCAATGTTGCCCAAGCGCGAGGGGTAATTGTTTTAGTTCTCAATCAACATAATCTTGAGCCTATCGAATTTTCTCCCCCGCAAATTAAACAGGCGTTGACAGGACATGGAAATGCGGACAAGAACGATGTGCAGGAAGCTGTGAAGCGGGAGCTTGGTTTAGAGAGTATTCCGCGACCTGATGATGCTGCTGATGCGATCGCGGCGGCTTTGACCTGTTGGCTCATTGCCTGA
- a CDS encoding DUF4189 domain-containing protein — translation MKKYLGFIAATFLLVEGFGVGAAMAGNKYGAIATGANGAYGYSYNYDSQTDAEYAALYECGSTCSIQVWFANACGAVAKGGGATGWAWNVNKDAAQYNAVSSCNDYGGSNCQIVAWACTDR, via the coding sequence ATGAAAAAGTATCTAGGATTTATTGCTGCCACTTTCCTTTTAGTTGAAGGATTTGGTGTGGGGGCAGCTATGGCAGGCAACAAATATGGCGCGATCGCCACTGGAGCCAATGGTGCTTATGGATATTCCTATAATTACGATAGTCAAACAGACGCTGAATATGCTGCTCTATATGAATGTGGTAGTACTTGCTCAATTCAAGTGTGGTTTGCCAATGCCTGTGGAGCCGTAGCTAAAGGTGGTGGTGCTACAGGCTGGGCTTGGAATGTCAATAAAGATGCAGCTCAATATAACGCTGTTTCCAGTTGCAATGATTACGGCGGTTCTAACTGTCAAATTGTCGCTTGGGCTTGTACTGACCGTTAA
- the gyrB gene encoding DNA topoisomerase (ATP-hydrolyzing) subunit B, protein MPEIVTETYNANQIQVLEGLEAVRKRPGMYIGSTGPKGLHHLVFEVVDNSVDEALAGHCDHILVELMSDGSVSVSDNGRGIPTDTHPKTGKSALETVLTVLHAGGKFGDGGYKVSGGLHGVGISVVNALSEWVEVSVWRLDKVYKQRYERGVPVTELIASKSEEAQPRRGTQVRFNPDSQIFTTQTEFEYDILASRLKELAYLNAGVKIEFCDRRGEELRTDIYCYEGGIREYVSYMTRDKEPIHPDIIYVNGERDNVAVEVALQWCIDSYNDNVLGFANNIRTIDGGTHLEGLKTVLTRTMNATARKLKKLKEGDSNLAGENVREGLTAVISVKVADPEFEGQTKTKLGNTEVRGIVDSFVGEVLNEYLEFHPAVATAIIEKALQAFNAAEAARRARELVRRKSALESSTLPGKLADCSSRDPKESEIFIVEGDSAGGSAKQGRDRHYQAILPLRGKVLNIERADDSKIYKNNEIQALITGCGLGIKGEDFNESQLRYHKIILLADADVDGAHIRTLLLTFFYRYQRELLDRGYIYIGCPPLYKVERGKNHSYCYSDRDLQELIASFPPNANYSIQRFKGLGEMMPQQLWETTMNPATRSLKRLTIEDAAEADRIFTILMGDKVAPRREFIETHGSKLALAELDI, encoded by the coding sequence ATGCCTGAGATCGTTACAGAAACTTATAATGCCAATCAGATTCAAGTATTAGAGGGTCTAGAAGCAGTTCGTAAGCGACCTGGGATGTATATTGGCTCAACTGGACCGAAAGGGTTACATCATCTGGTATTTGAAGTTGTTGATAATAGCGTTGATGAGGCCCTTGCAGGACATTGCGATCATATCTTAGTTGAGCTAATGTCTGATGGATCTGTATCTGTGTCAGATAATGGTCGTGGCATCCCCACTGATACCCACCCCAAAACTGGTAAATCTGCTCTTGAAACTGTCTTAACCGTCCTCCACGCTGGGGGTAAGTTCGGCGATGGTGGATACAAGGTGTCAGGTGGTCTGCATGGTGTTGGTATTTCTGTAGTTAATGCCCTGTCTGAATGGGTCGAGGTCTCTGTATGGCGACTAGACAAGGTTTACAAACAACGCTACGAAAGAGGTGTACCCGTTACCGAATTAATTGCTAGTAAGAGCGAGGAAGCTCAACCTCGCCGAGGTACACAAGTACGTTTTAATCCTGACTCCCAAATTTTTACTACGCAAACGGAATTTGAATATGATATTCTTGCCAGCCGACTCAAAGAGCTTGCTTATCTTAATGCTGGTGTAAAAATTGAGTTTTGCGATCGCCGTGGCGAAGAACTGCGTACCGATATCTATTGTTATGAAGGGGGGATTCGTGAATATGTCTCCTATATGACTCGCGATAAGGAACCGATTCATCCCGATATTATTTATGTCAATGGTGAGCGTGATAATGTTGCTGTTGAGGTAGCATTGCAATGGTGTATTGATTCTTACAATGACAATGTACTGGGATTTGCGAATAATATTCGCACCATTGATGGTGGAACACACTTAGAGGGGCTAAAAACTGTGCTGACCCGCACTATGAATGCCACAGCACGCAAACTGAAAAAGCTCAAGGAAGGTGACTCTAATCTTGCGGGTGAAAACGTTCGTGAAGGTTTAACAGCCGTAATTTCCGTTAAGGTTGCTGATCCCGAATTTGAAGGTCAAACTAAAACCAAGTTAGGTAATACGGAAGTACGCGGTATTGTCGATTCTTTTGTGGGTGAAGTTCTCAATGAGTATCTCGAATTTCATCCTGCGGTGGCGACTGCGATTATCGAGAAAGCCCTGCAAGCCTTTAATGCCGCAGAAGCTGCCCGTCGAGCCCGTGAACTAGTTCGACGCAAATCTGCATTAGAGTCTTCCACTTTACCCGGAAAACTTGCCGATTGCAGTTCCCGCGACCCTAAAGAATCCGAAATCTTCATCGTGGAAGGCGACTCCGCAGGAGGAAGTGCCAAACAAGGACGCGATCGCCATTATCAGGCAATCCTACCTCTGCGCGGTAAAGTTCTCAATATTGAACGTGCCGATGATAGCAAGATTTATAAAAACAATGAAATCCAAGCACTGATTACAGGTTGCGGTTTGGGCATTAAGGGTGAAGACTTTAACGAGTCACAACTGCGTTATCACAAAATCATCCTATTAGCTGATGCGGATGTGGATGGAGCGCACATTAGGACTTTGTTGCTGACCTTCTTCTATCGCTATCAGCGAGAACTGCTTGATCGCGGATATATCTATATTGGTTGCCCGCCCCTGTATAAGGTCGAGCGTGGCAAAAACCATAGTTACTGCTACAGCGATCGTGATTTGCAGGAGTTAATTGCCTCTTTCCCACCCAACGCCAACTACAGCATTCAGCGCTTCAAAGGTTTAGGGGAAATGATGCCACAACAGCTATGGGAAACGACGATGAATCCTGCCACGCGATCGCTCAAACGCCTCACTATCGAAGATGCCGCAGAAG